AGCAACTTCAACTCCAAGATCTCGCGATCTTTCTCTCGAATGCGTCGATCCTTCCCGTCCATGGCCCGACAGTACCAAATCCACGAAAATGACGCATCGGCAATTTGAGACCGTGAACGGTTACCAATTTATTTCCAATATCGAGATTGTCTCACGCATCTGTCTGAACCCTGAACCCTCAAAGCCGCAACTCCTGTCGGCGCAATGGCTTGACCTGTGTTGCTACGGGTCGTAGACTGCCAGTTTAGCCTCTGCGGCGTGCCGAGGATAGAATGGAACCCAGCGCCCGTTCGCCGTAGCCGCAACATTATTATTTACAGAGAATCCGCAGAGTCGAAATAATAGGCGATGCGAGTCAAATGGCTCCCAGTAATGTCGAGCGATTTTGCGATTCAGAATCGGCCCGGTTCGCAAGGGCCTGACGATGCAGTCCTCGTGACTTCACTCATCCAACCCTTTCATCATCACCTTCGCTCGAATTCTATAGGTCGTTGCGCGTGAAGCGAGCCATTATTAGCGACATTCACAGTAACCTCGAAGCACTCGAGGCTGTGCTGGCCGACATTCGTGGCCAGGGAATCGCCGAGATTTTTTGTCTCGGCGACATTATCGGTTACGGCCCGAACCCGCGCGAGTGCATCGATCTGACCATGAAGTGCGCGATGTGCCTCCTCGGCAATCACGATCAGGGGGCGCTCTTTGATCCAGAAGGGTTCAACTCCGGAGCGGAACGGGCAATCTTCTGGACTCGCGAGCAGTTGGAAAGCCCCCAAGGAAATCCTGCCGACAACTCGCGCCGCTGGGAGTTTTTGGGAGAGTTGCCGCGCGTGCATCGCGACAATGGATTGCTCTTCGTTCACGGCTCGCCGCGCAATCCGCTCAATGAATATGTCTTTCCAGAAGATGTGATTTGTAGCCCCAAAAAACTGGAAAAGAGCTTTGCCCTGGTTCAACGGTGCTGCTTTCAGGGACATACGCACGTTCCGGGAGTGTTCGTCGAAAGCATGAATTTTTCCAGTCCCGAGGAAATTGGATACCGCTATCGGATCGGATCCGAAAAAGCGATGATCAATGTTGGCTCCGTCGGCCAGCCGCGCGACGGCGATCGACGAGCGTGCTACGTGGTGCTCGAAGACGACTACGTTACCTTCCGCCGCGTCGAATATCCGGCCGAGAAAACGCGGCAAAAAATTCACGAGATTCCAGATTTGGACAATTTTCTCGGCGATCGACTCTTGGAGGGGCGATAGTCGCTGATAGGCGGCAACAGCGAAATCGGCCTGCGTGTTGCCTTCAAAGCCGCCTTCCGATGAACGGATTCGCTCCCTATATTTGGCATGACTGGCTAGTGCTGCAAGCCGCGCGAAACCGGAATGCTTGAGGAAGCTTCGCATATTCAGCGCCGCTCAGCCGGCGGCAACAGCCATTGACACATTTTTAGCCCTTCGGCCAAGGAATCATTCGTGGATCGTCGTTTCGTCCTATTTCTCGCCCTGTCGCTGGCCTTTCTGATGGTGAACAACGCCATTTGGAACAGGCTCAATCCGCCGAAGCCCGCAGCCCAAAACGCCGCGAAGCAGGTCGCAGAAAAAAAACCAGAGATCGAAAATGGCAGCGACAAAAAAGATGTCGCTAAAGTTCAGGAAGCGGATAAAAAGGCCGACGCAGAGCCACCCGCCGAAAAATCGCTGGAAGTAGCCGCCAATCAAGCCGAGGAGAACGAACCGGAATTGCAATGGTTTACTTTGGGCTCGGTCGATCCATCGGACCAAAATCCGTATCGAGGTTTGTGGACCATTACCAACCGTGGGGCCGCGGTCGAGCGAATGGAACTCGCCTCAGAGCGCTATCGCGATCTCGACGACCGCACCGGCTATCTCGGTAACCTGGCGCTTTCGGACACTGCGGAAGGCCCGCGCGTGAGTGTTGTTGGCCCTGGCACACCGGCCGCCGCCGCGGGCTTACAGGCGGGCGACATCATCCAGTCGATCGACGGAGAAGCGGTCCAGGATGCCAAAGCGCTGGTGAAGGAGTTGCTCGGCAAGACGGTTCCGGGCCAATCGATCGAGGTTGGTGTTCTCCGCGCCGGACAGCCGCAAAAGCTTACGGCACAGCTATCTCGGCATCCGCTGGAAGTGATTCGACCCGAAGTGTTGGAAATGGGCGCGAATATTCCCACGCGACTCGACGTGGTTGAGCCGGGCGATCACGATCCCTACTCGTTTCTGTTGACGCTGCGACAAATCGACGACAAGAAGTTGAAGGGAGACGAACTCGAGACTGAATTGCCCGGCGTCAAACTGCGTGCCTCTCATTGGACGGGCAAACAAGTAGATCCCGACACGGTTGAATTCACACGGCCGCTTCCGCAGTACGGCTTGGAAGTTGTCAAACGCTATCACATCGCCAAACACGCTCCGAACCAGCCGGCCTACCATGTGACACTGGATGTCGAATTGCGAAACGTCGGCCAAACGCCACGCGAAGTCGCCTACCAACTCGACGGTCCCACGGGCCTGCCCGTCGAAGGTTGGTGGTACAACAGCCGCCCGTCGCCCAACGGCACGTTCTTTCCGACGGCCAACGGCGTGCGCAACGTCGCCGCGTTGCTTCAAAGCAATGCTCCAGCGGTGTTTACCCCGATGCAAATCGAGAGTGAGGAAGTTGTTCCGTTGACGGAAAACCCCTCCCTGCTGACCTATGCGGGCGTCGATGCCCAGTATTTCGCTTCTGCGGTTCTTCCCAATCCACAAGTGGACCGTCCATTCTGGTTGGCTGAAATCAGTCCGATTCTGGTCGGCCGATTGCCTGCCGATAGTCGATACAAGCTGCTGGGCGATGTGACGTGTCGGCTGGTCAGCATGAAAAAGACCCTCGCGCCGGGCGGAGATCCACTCAAGCATACGTACACCGTTTTTGCCGGTCCCAAGCAACCCGAGTTGCTCGCCCAATACGGCACGCACGGCGATAATCTCGGCAAGCTCATCTATTATGGTTGGCCGATTTGGGCGTTTTTTGCCCGATTGCTGACGGCCGTACTGCACGAATTTTATCGTTTCGTGGGCAATTACGGGGTTGCGATCGTAATGCTCACCGTCTGTGTTCGGGCCTGCATGTTCCCACTTTCGCGCAAGCAAGCGCTGGCTGCACAGAAAATGCAGGAACTGAAGCCGGAGATGGATAAGATCAATGAAAAGTACAAAGGCAAAGCCGAGGAAAAGACGCGAGCGATGCAAGAGTTGTGGCGGAAGCACAACTATAATCCGATGTCGGGGTGCATGATGGCCTTCGTGCAATTGCCGATCTTCCTCGGGCTCTATCGCGCGCTGATGGTGGACGTCGAATTGCGTCAAGCGCCGCTATTGGGCGAGGCAATTCACTGGTGCTCGAATTTAGCCGCTCCCGATATGCTGCTCGATTGGAGCGGCTTCATGCCCAAATTTGTCACCGCCTACCGCGGGTTTGGCTCGTTGGGGCCGTACTTGAATATCTTGCCGCTCATCACGGTGGCTCTGTTCATCTGGCAGCAAAAAATGTTCATGCCGCCGGCGACCGACGATCAAACGCGAATGCAGCAAAAAATGATGAAGTACATGATGGTGCTGATGGCATTCATGTTTTACACGGTTCCCAGCGGTTTGTGCATTTACTTCATCGCTTCGAGCTTGTGGGGCATTGCCGAGCGAAAAGTGCTGCCGAAGACGATCGGTGGAGCTTCGCCGAAAGCGACTGGCGGCGGCTCGGCGATTTCCAAGCTGCTGGGAAAATCGACTCCAACCAACGGCGCTAGCGTTGCCGAGGCCCGTCGAGAGCGGCGGAAACAACGAGGCGGGAAATGAATCTTCGCTTGAGCTGATTTCGAGCGCCGAAATGCCATCGATTTTTGTCCCTATTCTTCGATTGAATCATTGACCGCCATGCAAATTTCTAACTTAGTTTCCGCACTCGAGCCTTCCGCCACGCTCGCGATGGCTGCCAAGGCCAAGGAACTTTCGGCGGCGGGAAAGAGGGTGTTCGATTTCAGCGTCGGCGAACCCGACTTCACCACGCCGCAGCATATCTGCGACGCGGCCACCGCGGCGATGAAGGCTGGGCATACGCATTACACTGCCCCCAGCGGCATCATTGAACTGAAAAAAGCCGTTGCAAAGTCGTATCATGCGAGGCACGGGCTGGAGTATTCACCGGCACAGGTCGTCGTTTCGAATGGAGCAAAGCACTCGGTCCATAACGTATTTGCGGCGCTCTGCAATCCGGGAGATGAGGTAATCATTCCTGCGCCGTATTGGGTCAGCTACGCGGAACTCGTGAAGCTGACGGGGGCGACGCCGGCGATCGTCGAAACCTCGGAAAGTAACGACTTCAAACTGACGCCGGCAGCACTCCAGTCGAAAATCAACGCGCGATCGACGATTTTGCTCCTTTGTTCGCCAAGCAATCCGACCGGTAGTGTTTACTCGCCTGACGAATTGAGCGCGCTGGCGGACGTGGCGATCGAGCGAAACCTTACGGTGGTCAGCGACGAGATTTATGAACATTTGATCTACGGCAACCATAAGTTTGCCAGCTTTCCCACGGTTCGCCCTGGCTTACAAAACCGCACGATCGTCATTAGTGGCGTCAGCAAGTCGTATGCAATGACGGGCTGGCGGATCGGCTGGACACTTTCGCCCCCAAACCTTGCGAAAGCGATGGGAGATTTACAAAGTCAAGAAACGTCGAATCCGTGCAGCATCAGCCAATACGCGGCAGTCGCTGCGATCGAAGGGCCGCAGCAGTGTGTTGGTCAAATGCTCGCGGAATTTGCCAAGCGACGCGACTTCGTCAAATCGCGGTTGGCGAAAATTCCCGAAGTGAGCTGCCCGGAAATGGGGGGCGCGTTTTATGCCTTCGTCAACATTTCCAAGCATCTCGGCAAAACCTACGGCGGCACGAAATGCGATCACTCGGCCGCATGGTGCTTGGCACTCTTGGAGCAGCAGCAAGTGGCAACGGTCATGGGCTCGGCATTTGGCGCGGAGGGTTATATGCGGATTTCCTATGCAACATCGCTGGAAAATCTGGAAATCGGGCTTGATCGCATGGCGGCATTCATCGCCTCTGCAAAATGACGATCGCGAGGCCAGCCATTCCTGCTGGCCGAAAAGTTCACAAGCAGCCGTCACTGGCGGCAGGCGAGAATTGTCTGCCGCCTGGCTCCTGCCGCACAAATCGACGCCATATTGCGTAGTAATGTACGCGGAAAGGCGGGCTTTCACTCGGCGGGGGATTTGTGCTAGGTTGACCGCCAATGGGCGTTTCGCGGTCTAAAATAGGATGTAAAGGCAACTCCAACCTGTTGTTTTTGCGAGGGGGGACCGCTTCCGTCGCTCGCTTACACTCGCGTTTGGTTGGCAAAACCGACGGCCTCTCACTACGGAATTTCCTCTGTGAACATCGTTCTTGCGACCAGCGAAGCCGTTCCGTTCGCCAAAACCGGCGGATTGGCCGATGTTTGCGGCGCGCTGCCGGTGGAGTTGGCTCGACTGGGACATCGGGTGACCGTCATCATGCCGGGCTACCGCTCGATTCGCGCGGCCGGCCTGCCAATTGAATCGACCGGTGTGCAAGTTTCGATTCCGATCGGCCGCAAGTCGGTCGATGGCAATCTGCTTGTCAGCCGCCTTCCCGGCAGTGAAGTACCGGTTTACTTCATCGACCAGCCCGAATATTACGACCGGCCCGAACTCTACCAATCGGCCGGCCGCGATTATCCCGACAATTGCGAACGGTTTGTCTTCTTTAGCCGCGCAGTGCTTGAAGCGATTCAGCAACTGGAGCTAGAAGTCGACATTTTGCACTGCAACGATTGGCAAACGGGGTTGGTGCCCGCATATCACAAAATCGAATACCGCGCCGTACCGCGATTCGAGCGAGCAGCGTCGTTGATTACCGTACATAATCTTGCTTACCAAGGCACGTTTTGGCATTGGGACATGCTGCTCACCGGCGTCGACTGGAAGTATTTCAATTGGCATCAAATGGAATTCTTCGGCCAATTGAATTTACTAAAAACGGGATTGGTGTTTGCTGACGCCATTAATACGGTCAGCCCCAGATACGCCGAAGAAATTCAAACCGCGCCGCTGGGCAGTGGCTTGGAAGGCGTTTTGCAGCAGCGGCGCTCGGTGCTGTCGGGCATCATCAATGGCGTCGATTATTCCCAGTGGAATCCGGAAATCGACTCTTACTTGCCAACCACGTACGGTCCGAAAAATGTCCGTGAAGGCAAGATGCGGTGCAAAGCGGCGTTGCAGCAGGAATTCGGCCTGCCGCGCGACGGCGTCCTCCAAAACGGCAGCGGCGCGCCGCTGGTGGCCTTCGTCGGCCGCCTGAGCGAGCAAAAGGGAATTGACCTGATTTTGCCAGTGATTCAAGAATGGGTGCAAACAACCAACCTGCAATGGGTCATTCTGGGCACTGGCGAGCCGAAATATCAGGACCAGTTGTTGACGCTTTCCCAGCGCCATCCGCTCAAAGTCGCGGTCAAGTTTGAATTTTCCGAACGCTTGGCGCATTTGATCGAGGCTGGCGCCGATATGTTCATCATGCCCAGCCGTTTCGAGCCTTGCGGGCTGAGCCAGCTTTACAGTTTGAAATACGGCACAGCGCCGATTGTGCGAGTGACCGGCGGATTAGCCGATACGGTCGTTAACGCCACGGATGAAAATCTGGCGTCCGGCATGGCAACCGGCTTTACGTTTCACGACTATAGTTCTTTCGCGCTCTCCGAAACATTGCGCCGAGCGGTGGCGATGTTCGGCCGGCGTAACGATTGGGAAAAACTCATCGCCTGCGGGATGAAACAAGATTGGTCGTGGAGCCGCAGCGCGCGAGAATATGTCGCGCTGTATGAGCGTACGCTGGCCGGCGTCCGCCGCGGCCAAACGGTGCACGCGTAATCCGTAGTATTTCTCATTACCTAGCCGCGCCTTCCAAAAAACGGATGCGTTGACAAGCCTCCCGCTTAAGAACTTTTTGACGGGCGTAGCTCCTGCATCTCGAAGCGTGCTGATTTCACCATGGGCGACATTCGCTCGGCTTCACCCGGATTGTTGTTGCTGGCGGCGTTCAGTCGCCACGCGGAAGCCATTCAATGGGCGCGGCACACCTGCGAAGCGGCCTGGGGACCGGTGGCGCTGGCCAGTCTGGCGTTCGATTTTTGCGAAACCGACTACTATCGAACATCGATGGGAGAAGGGTTAAGAAAGCAATTCTTCGTGTTCGATCGACCATTCGATCCGGCGGACCTAGCCGATTGCAAACTGCAAACAAATCGCTGGGAAGCCGAATATGCCGGCCGGACGAATCATCCGGAATCGCGCCCGCTGAATCTCGATCCCGGCTACCTTACGCTGGCCAAGCTCGTGCTGGCTTCCACGAAAGATCACGCCCATCGCATCTATCTGCAGCAGGGAATCTATGCGGAAATCACCCTAAAGTTCCGCGCCGGCGGATGGCAGCCGACCGAGTGGACCTATCCCGATTATCGGCGGGCCGATTTTCAAGAGTTTTTTACGCGATCGCGCGAGTGCTTGAAGCGACGGTCGCAGTAATAGCCCTGCTTACCGGTTTGGCCGAAAAACCGACAACTCTGCTTGGCAGCAGAGCCAATCGATCAACCACGTCGCTAGCGAGACAGTGCCTCGGCGATCAGCCGATCCATTTGGGCGTTGAACTGGCCCCTTGCAAGCACCAGGTCGCAGCCCGCCGCACGCGCGGCGGCAAGCTTGCTTTCCTGGACGTGCGGCCCGAAGGCAACGATCGACTTGGGAGGATCGTTCAATTCCCGCAAGCGCGGAACCACTGCCGCCGGGTCTACGCCCGGCGAATTCAAGTCGATCAGCGCAATCGTAGACGCCGACGATCCATTCCATTGGGCAAGCAGCGATTCAATCGTTGTGGCCGTGACCAACGTTGCTCCCAGTCGCTGCGCGATGCCGCTCGCACGCGACGGAAAAACCAAATCGCTCGTCAGAAAGAGGATCATCACGAAGAATCACACCGCCTCGGGACCACGCAGAGAACCGGCCAGCGAAATCGCTTCGTCGGCCGGCACCACGAAGATTTTCCCGTCACCGATTTCGCCGCTCGCGCCGGTACGGGCCACGGCAGTGATCGTGTCGATCGTGCGGTCGAGAAAGTCGTCGTTGACGATGATTTCCAACGCAATTTTTCGCAACAAGTGCGTCTTATACTCGTGGCCGCGATACATTTCGGTGCGGCCGCGCTGGCGAGCATATCCTTGGGCGTCGCAGACAGTCATCCGCGTCACTTCAATCTTGTTGAGCGCCTCGCGCACTGCTTCAAGCTTCGTCGGCTGAATGACGGCAATGACGAGCTTCATGGCGTGGATGCCTAGGTAGCTGGCAGTCTTGTGGAGGCCCATCAGTTGTCTGTTGTCCGTCGTCCGTTGTCAATGCCACCAGCGAACACCCGCGACAACCTCGAACGGATCACCCACCGACTCGTCAGACGTCAACTCCAATCACCTCCTTCTCCGTCTTACTGGTCTGCCCCCGACCGGCCGCTATAGTCGCCAAACGATGTGCTGGAGATTTGAATCTCCAGGTGCGAATCGAGCACTTTGCCGATGCGGGCGGCGGTCTCGGTGAGATGCGCCTTGCTGTAATCGTCGAGCTTCACGTCGCTGGCCAGCAGCTTGTTGATCCGCTCTTGTAATGATTTCAGTTCGGCGTATGCGACGGTAGCGCAATCGTCCGGCGCACCCGTGTTGCCCATCGCCAGTTCGGCCAACTTCGTAAAGTAAACTCGCTGCAAGTTGCGGCGTAGGCTGCTAATGGCCGGCTTGCGATTCGTAAATTCGCCGCCGTCGCGGGCATCCACTTCGGAAAATACGGCCTTGGTCAAACGGCCGATCAATTCCGCCGTCGTAAAGGCATCCTCGTCGGCCGCGATCTTCAATTCGCTGTCGTGTAGCCGATCGAGCGTCAACGGCGACATGAGTTGGTCTAAGATCCGGCCTTGCCACATGGCGATGACATCATGCACCGGATAATCGCGCCGTAACGGCACCTCGGAGCCCCAGTGATCCCAGCGTGAGGCCGCCAAGTCGTTATAGAGTTTCGGCGGAAAGTTGAACGGCTTATCGCTGAAGACTTGCTGTTCGAGCAATTCCAAGGCTGCTCGCTGCTTCTTGGCATCGACGACGCGGAACGGCGGACGGCCTTCTTTATCTCCCTTGTGACTGCGGTTCGTTTCGACGCCCCCGATGTATCGTGAGGCAAAGTGCATCGCGCGGCCATACTGAGCCAAGAACACGCCAAACGCTTGGCGAGCGCGTTGATAGCCGTCGCCATCCTTCACCAATCGCTCGGTGATCGTCGACCAGAGACCGCCGATTAATTCGGCGCGAAGCTTGGCATATTCGATCGCGTCTTTGCCCAAGTCAAAGCGATTTGAGTCGGGATCGCTGTCGATGCCGCGCGTATCTTCGTCGGTCGTGAATTGCAGCGCGGCCTCGCCGCTCCGTGCAGCGATCTTATCGAGTTCCTTCCGCTCGCCCTGCGGCGATCCGCCGCTCAAGGGCCGATAGCCGTATTCGATCGCCCACATGTCGTAAGGACCGATGGTGGTCGAAAAATAGTCGCCTTGTTTTTTTCCCTTCGGTGCAATGAACGCCGGAGTGTAATCCATCACCGAGGCGGTAAAGCCCACTCCCTTGGTTTTCTCGCCTTCCGCGATTTCATCCAGCGTGAGGTATGTGCTGGCCTTGAAATTATGGCGCAAGCCGAGCGTATGCCCCAGTTCGTGCATGGTCACTTCCTTCATGCCTTGCATAATCATCTTTTCGCGCTGCGCATCCGACAGCGGCTGATCGGCGGATGACAAGAGCGCCGCCGTGCCAAACGCAAAATCGAGCGCGCGTCCGGCAGCCAATTGGCAATCGGGGCAATAGCCGTTTTCGTGTTGGTGCCGTCGGCGCTGCTGGGCTTCGTACGACTTCAAGTCGAGCGGCCCACCGGTAAGCGCGGCAATGCTCGCGGGGGTGAATCGCTCGAACTCGTTATCCCAAATCTGGATGAAGTCGGCGTCGAAGATAATGTCGGCGTCGAGAATCTGGCCGTTGGTCGGATTCACGCGCGAGGGGCCCATCGCGAACTTGGCGCTGGCCGTAATCCAGCGGAAGGTGTTGTAATTGATGTCTTCAGGATCCCAATCGGCGCTGTCGGGCTGTTGGCGAACTTCAATCGCGTTCACGAAGCCTGCCTTCTCAAACGCCTTGTTCCATTCCAATATGCCCTCGCGGATCGGCGCGCGATATTTGTACGGTATAGTCTTTTCCAGCCAAAACACGATCGGCTTTTTCGGCGGCGAGACTTCGGCGCTCGAATCGGCCTTTTGCAAGTCCCAACGATTGATATAGCGGACGAAGCGGTCTTCGTCGGTCTTTTGCGAATAGTCTTTCACCACCGTCAAGAAGTAGCCCACGCGGTCGTCCGCCAGACGCGGGTGGTAGCCGTTTTGAGGCAAATAGCTGATCGAGTAGTGAACGTTGATCGTAGCGCCGCGACTGTCGGGAACGCTGTCAATGTCGGCGTTTCCACCGGATGCATATGTCGCGGCCACTTCAATTTCAATATTATCCGGCAGTGCTTTCACATCGGCATACGTCGAACGCTGCGGCGAAAACGCAAAACCCGGCAGCGCTTGTGAAATCTGCGGCAAGTCGCTCATGAAGATCGGGTTCAAGTCAACCACAATGCCCCCGGAGCCGACCGACACGATCGGCAAACTAAACAGTACGCTGTCGGTATAGGCCAACTTGACGGCCCGTTCTTCTGGACTTCCCTTGGCAGCGCTGAAGCGAACGTTGCGGCGGACGACATGGATGTAATCGTCCACCTTGCGGAATTGCCATACCCAGTCGTCGCCGAATCCCCAACTCATCCCGCCAAGTAATTGGCCGCGACCGATGCCCTTCGCGATGGAGATCACAACAATGAAATCGCGGTTCAACTGGCTTGGCGAAATTTCGCCATACAGCGTGCCCCCCTTGCGGTGCAGCTTGACGAGGCCGCTTTTCGTG
This genomic interval from Pirellulales bacterium contains the following:
- a CDS encoding metallophosphoesterase; the encoded protein is MKRAIISDIHSNLEALEAVLADIRGQGIAEIFCLGDIIGYGPNPRECIDLTMKCAMCLLGNHDQGALFDPEGFNSGAERAIFWTREQLESPQGNPADNSRRWEFLGELPRVHRDNGLLFVHGSPRNPLNEYVFPEDVICSPKKLEKSFALVQRCCFQGHTHVPGVFVESMNFSSPEEIGYRYRIGSEKAMINVGSVGQPRDGDRRACYVVLEDDYVTFRRVEYPAEKTRQKIHEIPDLDNFLGDRLLEGR
- a CDS encoding YidC/Oxa1 family insertase periplasmic-domain containing protein, with the protein product MDRRFVLFLALSLAFLMVNNAIWNRLNPPKPAAQNAAKQVAEKKPEIENGSDKKDVAKVQEADKKADAEPPAEKSLEVAANQAEENEPELQWFTLGSVDPSDQNPYRGLWTITNRGAAVERMELASERYRDLDDRTGYLGNLALSDTAEGPRVSVVGPGTPAAAAGLQAGDIIQSIDGEAVQDAKALVKELLGKTVPGQSIEVGVLRAGQPQKLTAQLSRHPLEVIRPEVLEMGANIPTRLDVVEPGDHDPYSFLLTLRQIDDKKLKGDELETELPGVKLRASHWTGKQVDPDTVEFTRPLPQYGLEVVKRYHIAKHAPNQPAYHVTLDVELRNVGQTPREVAYQLDGPTGLPVEGWWYNSRPSPNGTFFPTANGVRNVAALLQSNAPAVFTPMQIESEEVVPLTENPSLLTYAGVDAQYFASAVLPNPQVDRPFWLAEISPILVGRLPADSRYKLLGDVTCRLVSMKKTLAPGGDPLKHTYTVFAGPKQPELLAQYGTHGDNLGKLIYYGWPIWAFFARLLTAVLHEFYRFVGNYGVAIVMLTVCVRACMFPLSRKQALAAQKMQELKPEMDKINEKYKGKAEEKTRAMQELWRKHNYNPMSGCMMAFVQLPIFLGLYRALMVDVELRQAPLLGEAIHWCSNLAAPDMLLDWSGFMPKFVTAYRGFGSLGPYLNILPLITVALFIWQQKMFMPPATDDQTRMQQKMMKYMMVLMAFMFYTVPSGLCIYFIASSLWGIAERKVLPKTIGGASPKATGGGSAISKLLGKSTPTNGASVAEARRERRKQRGGK
- a CDS encoding pyridoxal phosphate-dependent aminotransferase produces the protein MQISNLVSALEPSATLAMAAKAKELSAAGKRVFDFSVGEPDFTTPQHICDAATAAMKAGHTHYTAPSGIIELKKAVAKSYHARHGLEYSPAQVVVSNGAKHSVHNVFAALCNPGDEVIIPAPYWVSYAELVKLTGATPAIVETSESNDFKLTPAALQSKINARSTILLLCSPSNPTGSVYSPDELSALADVAIERNLTVVSDEIYEHLIYGNHKFASFPTVRPGLQNRTIVISGVSKSYAMTGWRIGWTLSPPNLAKAMGDLQSQETSNPCSISQYAAVAAIEGPQQCVGQMLAEFAKRRDFVKSRLAKIPEVSCPEMGGAFYAFVNISKHLGKTYGGTKCDHSAAWCLALLEQQQVATVMGSAFGAEGYMRISYATSLENLEIGLDRMAAFIASAK
- the glgA gene encoding glycogen synthase GlgA — protein: MNIVLATSEAVPFAKTGGLADVCGALPVELARLGHRVTVIMPGYRSIRAAGLPIESTGVQVSIPIGRKSVDGNLLVSRLPGSEVPVYFIDQPEYYDRPELYQSAGRDYPDNCERFVFFSRAVLEAIQQLELEVDILHCNDWQTGLVPAYHKIEYRAVPRFERAASLITVHNLAYQGTFWHWDMLLTGVDWKYFNWHQMEFFGQLNLLKTGLVFADAINTVSPRYAEEIQTAPLGSGLEGVLQQRRSVLSGIINGVDYSQWNPEIDSYLPTTYGPKNVREGKMRCKAALQQEFGLPRDGVLQNGSGAPLVAFVGRLSEQKGIDLILPVIQEWVQTTNLQWVILGTGEPKYQDQLLTLSQRHPLKVAVKFEFSERLAHLIEAGADMFIMPSRFEPCGLSQLYSLKYGTAPIVRVTGGLADTVVNATDENLASGMATGFTFHDYSSFALSETLRRAVAMFGRRNDWEKLIACGMKQDWSWSRSAREYVALYERTLAGVRRGQTVHA
- a CDS encoding DUF4416 family protein → MGDIRSASPGLLLLAAFSRHAEAIQWARHTCEAAWGPVALASLAFDFCETDYYRTSMGEGLRKQFFVFDRPFDPADLADCKLQTNRWEAEYAGRTNHPESRPLNLDPGYLTLAKLVLASTKDHAHRIYLQQGIYAEITLKFRAGGWQPTEWTYPDYRRADFQEFFTRSRECLKRRSQ
- a CDS encoding P-II family nitrogen regulator — its product is MKLVIAVIQPTKLEAVREALNKIEVTRMTVCDAQGYARQRGRTEMYRGHEYKTHLLRKIALEIIVNDDFLDRTIDTITAVARTGASGEIGDGKIFVVPADEAISLAGSLRGPEAV
- a CDS encoding zinc-dependent metalloprotease, with the translated sequence MCFRFAYSRCFAFGLAGTCALWLAATGSVALADDAKPAEKPEANSADSASAEGASSSAGAKSTTTATATATTKSKYRPYDEVIKDADTKSGLVKLHRKGGTLYGEISPSQLNRDFIVVISIAKGIGRGQLLGGMSWGFGDDWVWQFRKVDDYIHVVRRNVRFSAAKGSPEERAVKLAYTDSVLFSLPIVSVGSGGIVVDLNPIFMSDLPQISQALPGFAFSPQRSTYADVKALPDNIEIEVAATYASGGNADIDSVPDSRGATINVHYSISYLPQNGYHPRLADDRVGYFLTVVKDYSQKTDEDRFVRYINRWDLQKADSSAEVSPPKKPIVFWLEKTIPYKYRAPIREGILEWNKAFEKAGFVNAIEVRQQPDSADWDPEDINYNTFRWITASAKFAMGPSRVNPTNGQILDADIIFDADFIQIWDNEFERFTPASIAALTGGPLDLKSYEAQQRRRHQHENGYCPDCQLAAGRALDFAFGTAALLSSADQPLSDAQREKMIMQGMKEVTMHELGHTLGLRHNFKASTYLTLDEIAEGEKTKGVGFTASVMDYTPAFIAPKGKKQGDYFSTTIGPYDMWAIEYGYRPLSGGSPQGERKELDKIAARSGEAALQFTTDEDTRGIDSDPDSNRFDLGKDAIEYAKLRAELIGGLWSTITERLVKDGDGYQRARQAFGVFLAQYGRAMHFASRYIGGVETNRSHKGDKEGRPPFRVVDAKKQRAALELLEQQVFSDKPFNFPPKLYNDLAASRWDHWGSEVPLRRDYPVHDVIAMWQGRILDQLMSPLTLDRLHDSELKIAADEDAFTTAELIGRLTKAVFSEVDARDGGEFTNRKPAISSLRRNLQRVYFTKLAELAMGNTGAPDDCATVAYAELKSLQERINKLLASDVKLDDYSKAHLTETAARIGKVLDSHLEIQISSTSFGDYSGRSGADQ